The following nucleotide sequence is from Pangasianodon hypophthalmus isolate fPanHyp1 chromosome 8, fPanHyp1.pri, whole genome shotgun sequence.
AAGTGGACGCTATCCGCGCTACTGGGCAGTGGGCGAGTTCCACTCGAGGAGTCGTTTGTGGTAATCGAATTGGTTAAAGTAAGTTCCTGACAGTTTCAGGCTACAGTACGAGTACCAGTTTCATAAACACTGTGCCTGGTATTTTAGTATTAAATCTCCTGTGTGTTACAGGAAAAGGCTGCAGCGTTGATGGCTGCGTATCGGAGCTCTCCTCTCGCGGGGCGCTCTCTGCTCTCATTTCAGGAGCTGCGCTCTTTCTCCTCTCATATCTGTCCCGATGAGACCACACTGTGTCTCGCACTGCTGCAGCTCCAGAGGGAGAAACACGTCACCGTCTCGCTCCATGAAGGGGAAAAGGTGTGTGAGATGCAGCACAGCAACTCCTACTACAAaaccatgcatttttttttctttcccccccTGTACAGCACTGTGCATTAACTCCTCTTTTGTCCAGCTGGTGAAGTTCAGTCAGGCAGGACAGGGCCGCGTGTCTCCGGTCAGTGAGGTGGATCTGGGAATTTACCAGCTCCAGCGGAGCGAGAAGCTGCTGGAAGAGAGAGTTGAGATCCTAGGGCAAGAAGTGGAGAAGTAAGTGAAactcatttatataaataaataaaattttcctGTCATTCAGGTCATTCAGGTCATTCAGGttcatttttatacacatgCACAATGAATAGGGGCTGACCCCTCCTACCCCTCCCATAGTGGCTGACCCCTCCTACCCCTCCCATAGTGGCTGACCCCTCCTACCCCTCCCATAGGGGCTGACCCCTCCTTCCCCTCCCATAGTGACCTACCCCTCCCATAGGGGCTGATCCCTCCTACCCCTCCCATAGGGGCTGATCCCTCCTACCCCTCCCATAGTGGCTGACCCCTCCTTCCCCTCCCATAGTGACCTACCCCTCCTACCCCTCCCTTAGGGGCTGATCCCTCCTACTTCTCCCATAGGGGCTGATCCCTCCTACCTCTCTGATAGGGGCTGATCCCTCCTACCTCTCCCATAGGGGCTGATCCCTCCTACCCCTCCCATAGTGGCTGACTCCTTCTACCCCTCCCACAGTGGCTGACCTCTCCCATAGTCTTTGTCTCCTCCCACATCTCCCATAGTGGCCTTAAAATTATAACTTGCTTCTCACTCACCTCTCTCAGTTTCAACAGGGCCCAAACTCCCTTCACCACGCACTACCAGCTTCAGTCACTAGGCACCTCTTCTCCTTCGCTTTTTCATTACTATACCACGTTCATAGATACATACTCAGGAATGTCATTAAGCACTGTTTACCTATACCAGTATTACCTGTCACACAGGTTCAGCACAGTAGACGCTTTACTTCTAACACTTATGGACTTTTGTTCTGTACGTTTGTAATATAAACTGAATTGGAGTTTGGTTAATGAGGCACGTATGTGTGTTATCACTTTCGTTTTCAGATGTAAAGAACAGGCAAAGGCTCTGCTAAAAGAGGGGAAGAAGTCGCAGGTATGATGACATTATTACATTCAAAaaccttttatttgttttattgatttttgtctAATAAGGATTTTATCTATTAATTACTGATACCCAGGTTTTAATAAACAgcccctcattctctctctctctctctctctctctctctgtttcttccaGGCATTAAGATGTCTTAGGGGTAAAAAGCGTGTAGAGGGTAAAGCAGATCGGCTGTACGCTCAGCTCGAAACAGTCAAAGGAATCCTGGAGAGGATAGCGAGCTCACAGACTGATCGCCTGgtaaaatacacattttctgTTGATTCACGTTGAAATTGTGTGAACACATACATCCAGCGTATGtttcatataattttaaacttttaatcaTAATGAAATTTCACGTGGAAATTTGATGGTTGCAAGTCATTTTAAAGATTTGAATGTTTTATCTGAATTTCAGGCTTTAGATCAGCTGCGATTTTCAAGAGATTACTGTACAGTGTATgctagaaatgtatttttaagataaatataaatagacatTTTGGATATATCTCAATGTATTATCAATCTAAAATTAGTAGTTTCTGCCTAACAACAATAAGATGCCAACCAGAACTCAGTATGTGTGGTAACTTATATGTCTGTTAAATGCTAGAGTTTTAATGTCTTTACGATTATtcttaaatgtgaaaaatagtaaaaaaaagaaagaatcctCATATACAAAAAATGTGCCTAAAAGTGTGCTTGGTACTGCATATCAATTTATCATCAATCTGTCATCCTAATTGCGGATAATactttgtgctgtgtgtgtgtgtgtgtgtgtgtgtgtgtgtgtgtgtgtgtgtgtgtgtgtgtgtgtgtgtgcgcgcgctcaCTGTAGGTGATGCAGGCATACCAGGCAGGTGTAGCAGCTCTGAGGATTTCACTGAAGGGCATAACAGTTGAGAGAGCAGAGAACCTGGTTGATCAGATTCAGGAGGTGAGAGATTTTTAtaagtgtgtgtccatgtgtaaTTGTGAGTTTTTCTATCACAGAGCTCTTCTGGTTACCTTGGTGtcctttttattcttcttcccTTTCCTTTCAGCTGTGTGACACTCAGGATGAAGTTAACCAGACTCTGGCTGGAGGAGCTTTAGACTCAAGTATGTCGACATTCACAAATATTCACAAATGGGACCAATATGGCTGATTTCCATTGCACATTCAAAAATGAGAACCAGTAGAACTTGTGAAAAAGTCACACTGATGACAAAATGCAGCTTCATTGTCATTATGGCCACTGATGACATAactgttaaattgttaaaatatgTGTGGATGTTATAGACACAAAATACCATTAGTTTCTCTTCAGCAGACTAAGAACCACATAACTAGTATTGTGTAACTATTGCTGGCTGATGTTGGAGTAAAAGAATAGAGCTACATCTTTTTTGGTGCCTAAAGTTACAGTACTATGTGCAATGGAAAAACAAGAGAGATGGTTTTTGTGTAATGAAGCAGAAATCCTCACCTATAATCCACTAAACGTGAGTAGTGTAACATTAATGAGTTTCCTTTCCTCCCAGCTGAAGGAGAATcagaggagctggaggaggagctgAAGTCTTTATTGGAAGACGGCGCTCCAGACACGCATCTAACACCACTGGAGATTCCACATCACCCTGTCACTACTAAAGACACCAGTGTATTGGATGAcgctttctttcactctctgccCTCCGTGCCTGCCTCTAACATCACCGAtgaggagctggagagagagctgGGTCGACTCAGACTGTGCGtttctttcctctttcattgccctgtgtgttacagagatgGTTTTGTGTCCTTCATTTTCAGGTTCTTCTATCAGCCAGGTGTTATTTGAACTACACTGAATTGTTAACTTGAATAAGAATCACCTTCTAATATAAATAAGCTACCAACATTGTTATGGTTGCGTCATCATCTCACTCTGATCTTGTAACTTTTCAGTCTAAACATTTTCATGCACTTGTTACGCCCCAGTCTAGGGTCTATAGATAAAAAGCCAATAgtctataaataattattttctcCATAAGTCCATCATTTATGTTGTTCTAATTGAAGCCAGTACAATATATGTGTAGCTTGCATGGGCATATGCAAAGatttcttgtgtttttctgtttctctttaggAAGGCAACGTAAGAGATGGATGGCTGGATCGATGTACGTGATGACACCTGACATGGCACAACGAAAACGGCTGGCGCAAATAACTAGATAGGCTTGTTGCTGAATACAGAGAAGGCAATCCATTAGcctatgtgggtttttttttctttgtttctttgcctTTGTTTATGTTTGTAATGGCatgtttgtgattttcttttaaaaaacattttaaatagtgGCCTTTGgggtaatatgtaatatgtattctaataaaaatgacaaattatgaTGCTTAACAAGGTTATTCGCAGTTGAATGATATTTAGTGATTGATTGAACGTCATTGGAATTATagtaacatacacactgtacgACAGTGACGACCGGTCGCGATGTTTCAAGAAAAAGATGatagaataaattattttttattttgggcTAAagaatatcagcccaaatggagatcagATCTAGGGGGCTGgggttagaaagaaatcagccccagcctctcTTCTTCATACTATACAGTGTATTTCCTGCTGTGTTTGGGTTCCTCAAAAGTTCAAAATAATCCAACATAAGACATGTAATAACAGCAAATTTGATGTGGATGCCAACAGATGTTGATCTGCAAtactattttcctttttttttttttcatgatgtcATGATGATCATCAAGATCAGTATTATACCaaagcgctgttgaattcttggtacgaaggtgttgattatttttctgtaacagctgcTCTGATAGTAGTCCCAGCTGCAAagtatatattaatgtgcttgttccaatatgttattgtttctatagtaacaacttggaCAGGAATTTGTATGGCAGATGATCTACATAAATAGATgatctcagtgtgtgtcctgATGCTGTTCTTTGACACAGTGCCAGTTATGCATGTCTAGTAAGAAGAATTTTTAATGACGTCAAAATAACAAGAACCGTACTTGTCAGTCTAATCATAACACGACTCCCACCCCCCAAGAAAACACTCTTTACACAGgtccttttctccttttattgCCTTTGTCGGCTTTGTAAACTAGGAGGACTGTTTTTCAAACTGATACAGTGATGTAAGGAGTcaataaattgtgtgtgtgtgtgtgtgtgtgaaagagagagtctCGAGGGCTGTGCTCTGTATTGTACAGATGTGTAGCTTGCTTTCCACTCTTGGGCTTCGGTGGCGTTATCACAGAATTCTACCACTTTCGGTATGTTCTGATCTTCAGTTTAATGTCAAACACTCCTGACACTGGCCTAtcatttcattaaattaaacacGACTGGCTGATTTTTTTGTTCAACTGCAAGATGACTGGCTGATCATTTTGTTAAACTGGAAGACGAATAGCTGATCATTTCACTAAACCGAAAGATGACTGGCTGATCATTTCGTTAAACCGAAAGATGACTGGCTGATCATATAGTTAAATTAAACACAGACTGGCTGATCATTTCATTAAACTGGAAGACGAATAGCTGATCATTTCACTAAACCGAAAGATGACTGGCTGATCATTTTGTTAAACCGAAAGATGACTGGCTGATCATTTTGTTAAACCGAAAGATGACTGGCTGATCATTTTGTTAAACCGAAAGATGACTGGCTGATCATTTTATTACACCGAAAGATGACTGGCTGATCATTTTATTACACCGAAAGATGACTGGCTGATCATTTTATTACACTGAAAGATGACTGGCTGATCATTTCGTTAAACCGAAAGATGACTGGCTGATCATTTCGTTAAACCGAAAGATGACTGGCTGATCATTTCGTTAAACCGAAAGATGACTGGCTGATCATTTTGTTAAACCGAAAGATGACTGGCTGATCATTTTGTTAAACTGAAAGATGACTGGCTGATCATTTTGTTAAACTGAAAGATGACTGGCTGATCATTTTGTTAAACCGAAAGATGACTGGCTGATCATTTTGTTAAACTGAAAGATGACTGGCTGATCATTTTGTTAAACCGAAAGATGACTGGCTGATCATtttattacactgaaatatGACTGGCTGATCATTTCATTAAACTGAAAGATGACTGGCTGATCATTTTATTACACTGAAAGATGACTGGCTGATCATTTCATTAAACCGAAAGATGACTGGCTGATCATTTTGTTAAACCGAAAGACGACTGGCTGATCATTTCGTTAAACTGGAAGACAACTGGCTGATCATTTTGTTAAACCGAAAGATGACTGGCTGATCATTTCGTTAAACTGGAAGACAACTGGCTGATCATTTTATTAAACCAAACGCAGACTGGCTGATCATTATGTTAAACCCTGCCAGCACGTTTATACCAGTCCCTCATGCTGACGTGAATGCCTGTACTCTGTGATCATGGGTGTCAATAAAGTTTGTTTACGAACCGCGCATGCGCATTGACCAACTACTCGTCTACGCACGAGCTGGCTGTCCGCTCGGATGTtatagcattagcattagcattggACTTAGCCGTTCCGGTGCCGGAACTGGATTTCACTGCTGTTCGTTTATTAAGTGCGAATACACTTGTAAATGTTTTCTACTCGGATTTTATCATTTAGGACACTGACTTTACAGCTTTTCCCGCGATGGAACAGCTAGCTGCTGCTAATCTAGCCAACGGTGGGTAACTTAAGCTAAAGTTTCGTAAATCAGCGCGAGACAGTTAGCCAAGGTAGCTAATCAGTAAGGCTTTAAACTTATTTAGCTACAAGAGTGACTACCTTCTAGTCTACCTTcagaataaaattattattattaataatcataataacaacaataacaaggTAGTAGCTTGCTAGTTTATCATCCTCCGTTTGTGGGAAGTTCACGACAGcaagtataatataaatgtaaatatacatctaaatataatgctgtgtttttttatttattttaatttttaatcttttaaagaaataatagcatttaacaataaaaatgtagcaAAGGTAGCTTTGggtatttaatatttagataGTTTGGAGAATAATAATAGCATATTACCAAGAATTTACTTAGACTTATAGTAATAaacaatatactatataatttaaattactaataaataagtaaataaagtaataaaaattttaCCAAGCACTTGAGTAAGAAAAATACTCAAAACACTAACATATAAAATAGCACAAAATGACATTTCCAAGCAGTTAAGTTTTAaggttttatattatatagtatagtgtatatacatacatatatttaaggtttgtttttatatgtatatgtgtgtgtgtgtgtgtgtgtgtgtgtgtgtgtgtgtgtgtatcttttttTCCAGCTTTCCAACATTACCAGATCTGTATCTGttgttaaaatgtatatctggcttcacttcttattttttcttcactctatatatatatatatatatatatatatatatatatatatatatatatatatatatatatatatatatattaatgtgtataAACCTGTAAGTATTGTGTGAGCCGTGTGTTAATGCTGTGCTGAGGTGCTCTTCCGTGTGGAAGATGATCATGTGAGCAGCAGGTTTTGCCACGTCTCCCTTCACATGTGGCTGAGTTTATTACAGGTTCAAGTTGAGTCTAAGAGCAGTGCTGTTcctgtcatctctctctctttctctttctctctctctctctctctttctctctctctctctctctcattgtcagGTTGAGGATGGCAGTCCATAAGGAGAACTCCTGTTTAGAGGAGGCGATCTCCTTAAAGGTGTGAAAGTTACAGCTCCTGCAGTGTTTATTACCATTGGATACAGTCCACAATGGGAAGGTAGGTTCATGAGACATCTGTTACCATGATTCAAACTCTTAGATCGTCTAAGATCACTATAATCTATTGTTCatacattcattatttattataccacagcgctgttgaattctcgattctgattgatcagaaggacttgattaattttctataacagcaggtttttattatattaatgcacttgatgtaatgcattatcgtttctatggtaacaacgtaaacagggacttgtatggcagtcactttcacataaacagattaataaacatgtgtaattgttgatatggtgaaattttctgtcaggagatgtttatttaggtttttttttttttttttggaaggagttttcAGTGTCAGTCAGTGTTTTCTGGCTTAGGAGAGGATTCATGATGCTTCAGGGCTTTGTGGATTCTCGTGTCACATGACAAGTTGTGTTCTTTGTCTAATTAacctaaagagaaaaaaaatgctgctgagAGAATCACTCTTTATAGCTGTTACAACGTAAGCGTTAACGGGAGCTAACCTatttcgtggacgttccacaacactgaacatatctacaaatggataaaaagtacacatcgttctttagttaataaaaaaaaatatatcgtTGGCAcatttctgtggtgtaagaggaataaaacacttgtgtgcAGTTATTGATAAATAACCATCTTTGGGGTGGAAAGAGTAACtctgtttgattattttccctatAAAAGGACACTCTTTTTGGCATCCTTTGGCATTTTGGAGtagtttattctttacttaagaATGAAGacttattctttattctttataagTCTTTTATTTCAATACTCGTAAGTCAAGTTGACTGTAACGCAAACTGAATCGTTGTGCTTTTGAGTAAAGGTTTGTTTGCTAATCTAAGGTTAGGAACATTAAAACCAAGAATAATCATTGTCAAACTGAATCTCTGAATCTTTAAACACCGGGTTCGATTGTGCAGAGTGAAAGATTTAGGAATAAACAGCACAcgatatagccaaaagtttgtggacacctgaccatttattcccccctttgctgttataataacctccactgttctttccactagattttggagcgtggctatgACGATTTGTTCGTTGAGccacgagagcattagtgaggtcaggcactgatgttgaacGAGGACTTTGATGTTGAACACTTTGTGCATAGGGATATTGTCATGCctgaacaggtttgggcctcttagttccagtgaaggaaaactgtAATGCTCCAGCAatcaaagacattctatacactttgtggtaacagtttgaggaagaaccacatatgggtgtgatggtcaggtgtccaaatacttttggccatatggagCTAATTTGATTATAGCTATAAAATTAACATGCTGTGatcatttcttttatatatGAAAGGAATCCAGTTCCACATCATGCATACTCATCAGTTTGTCATCATTTATTAATCAGCAGTGACCGTGATGGCAGTCTCTCCCGTATCTGTTTCATCCACAGGATCAGTATTTCCTGCTTGTTTCCAGCATCATGGCACTTCAGCTTTTCTCCTGCCGTGTTTCCCCGCTTCATGCTCCCCTCTTTGAGGCAGCTGCTCCTGCTCGGTTCAGTGGTGGTGCTTGCAAGTCTTCTCTACCTGCTGCTGATCACAGGCAAAGGCCACAACATCTGGCTCCAAGACAAGCACTATCACAGGTTGGTTTCCGTTAACATGTTGAAAgttttgtattaaaaacatataGTGTGTGGGaatttttttaggttttagtGTTTGCTGCTTTTACCGTTATACGTATTTGGACACACAGAGATATTTTGGTAACATTTGTAAACTGTCCTTCTCACTTCCAGACGTTTATCACGGGTGACGGATATGGAGGCCACTGACACGAGTAACCCCAATCTGAACTACGGCGTGGTGGTGGACTGCGGGAGCAGCGGCTCGCGCGTGTTTGTGTACACTTGGCCTCGGCACAACGGAAACCCTCACGACCTGCTGGACATCCGGCAAATGAGAGACCAGAACCGCAAACCGGTGGTCATGAAAATCAAACCAGGTCTGTGTGGTGATAAAGTGGAAGAACAGGACAGTTTGACCATTATTAAACTGTCTTTAGATCTTATAAAGTGACGCATTATGACATTATTTGTTTGTGAAAGATAAGTTGAGTCATTTCAGGAAATAATGGTAAGATCTTTTATACAAAAATTATAGATATAGAATCATTTACAGGCCAGAAGTTGTTTTCAAAGCTTTTACATTGATTTAATGACAAGCAAGCAGAAAgacatcctctgtcctgaagagtttcCTATAGTGCATAAGCTACTGTTCtggagcactgacactggagactccttccataaatgttaaata
It contains:
- the chmp7 gene encoding charged multivesicular body protein 7 codes for the protein MPVSLQQKVGTSSTEFPPDWEDDERMAFLFSAFKENREVDPTDWDGKMNFWTPLVVQSCRRRGSVCMSLQDLNESFRRKGSVPLGLSTVVQSMIRSGKVQKESDFAANVDSGWLSWGVGLLLVRPLKWTLSALLGSGRVPLEESFVVIELVKEKAAALMAAYRSSPLAGRSLLSFQELRSFSSHICPDETTLCLALLQLQREKHVTVSLHEGEKLVKFSQAGQGRVSPVSEVDLGIYQLQRSEKLLEERVEILGQEVEKCKEQAKALLKEGKKSQALRCLRGKKRVEGKADRLYAQLETVKGILERIASSQTDRLVMQAYQAGVAALRISLKGITVERAENLVDQIQELCDTQDEVNQTLAGGALDSTEGESEELEEELKSLLEDGAPDTHLTPLEIPHHPVTTKDTSVLDDAFFHSLPSVPASNITDEELERELGRLRLKAT